One region of Salvia miltiorrhiza cultivar Shanhuang (shh) chromosome 3, IMPLAD_Smil_shh, whole genome shotgun sequence genomic DNA includes:
- the LOC131017858 gene encoding GDSL esterase/lipase LIP-4-like, producing MYYSSKISLALVCFFFLGFGTTTATAATCSNEPVIFNFGDSNSDTGGASVLGGKPLEFPDGRTFFHEPTGRASDGRLILDFLCESLETKFLTPYLELFTPDFSNGVNFALGGADSRLGRNDDTPVAYTLGNEIAEFSRFRNVSIRRGSLDAGQVKSALFMLDIAQNDIQFDGDSKPLQKVLGIVPTIVSNIREAMQNIYQLGGRNFWVHNTGPLGCLPSNVALINASTVVDEYGCVSDRNKAAAAFNSQLERLCRELRLEMGDATIVYVDIYSIKLDLIVNATSYGFENPFVECKPRGQSVCAEGSRYVSWDGTHYTEAANMLVASKILSTTFSTPPLPFQFFCN from the exons ATGTATTATTCTAGCAAAATCTCCCTTGCACTCGTGTGCTTCTTCTTCCTTGGCTTCGGCACTACCACGGCGACGGCGGCCACCTGCAGCAACGAACCAGTAATATTCAACTTCGGAGATTCGAACAGTGACACCGGTGGCGCTTCCGTTCTTGGAGGGAAGCCGCTCGAGTTCCCGGACGGGCGAACATTCTTTCACGAGCCAACCGGCCGTGCAAGCGATGGTCGTCTCATCCTCGACTTTCTAT GTGAGAGTCTAGAGACGAAGTTCTTGACCCCGTATCTGGAGCTCTTCACTCCGGATTTCTCAAACGGCGTCAACTTCGCCTTGGGCGGCGCCGACTCTCGCCTGGGAAGAAACGACGACACTCCAGTTGCGTACACGCTGGGGAACGAAATTGCTGAATTCAGTCGGTTTCGAAACGTCTCCATTCGCCGCGGCTCTCTTG ATGCAGGGCAGGTGAAATCTGCTCTCTTCATGTTGGATATCGCCCAAAACGATATCCAATTCGACGGCGATTCCAAACCTCTCCAAAAAGTTCTCGGCATAGTCCCCACAATCGTCTCCAACATTAGGGAGGCTATGCAG AACATATACCAGCTGGGTGGGAGAAATTTCTGGGTGCACAACACGGGGCCGTTGGGCTGTTTGCCTTCTAACGTAGCCCTCATAAATGCATCCACGGTGGTGGACGAGTACGGCTGCGTTTCCGACAGGAACAAAGCAGCTGCCGCCTTCAACTCCCAGCTTGAGCGTCTCTGTCGGGAGCTGCGGTTGGAGATGGGCGACGCCACCATCGTCTACGTTGACATCTACTCCATCAAGTTGGACTTGATCGTCAACGCGACATCCTATG GGTTTGAGAATCCTTTCGTGGAGTGCAAGCCGCGGGGACAGAGTGTGTGCGCGGAGGGGTCGCGGTATGTGAGCTGGGATGGAACTCATTACACGGAGGCTGCTAATATGTTGGTTGCCTCTAAAATACTTTCCACCACTTTCTCTACTCCACCTCTtccatttcaatttttttgcaattaa